From Amphritea atlantica, a single genomic window includes:
- a CDS encoding homoserine kinase — MAVYTEVSKTDLETLLKDYDLGKLIDFKGIDGGIENTNYFVTLNNEGLQQEYVLTLFEELNQDEMPYFVELTTWLAERGCPVPFPFKDNNGIALKSLHGRPALLQPRLSGHHIETLTESHCSQIGAALAQFHQAGRDFYLQRQAHRGVFWWRRESQHIADKLSDEDAQLLRTEVDLFDQLREQPWNLPQGAIHGDLFYDNALFEGDKLSAILDIYNACTGYLLYDLAIVANDWCVNADGSIDPLREQALLTAYGKVRPFDENEYLAWPQLVRTAAMRFWLSRLIPALDPGSTQKIKDPEEFRRILLQRIKTPATLP; from the coding sequence TAGATTTCAAAGGGATTGACGGCGGTATCGAAAACACCAACTACTTTGTTACCCTTAATAACGAAGGCCTGCAGCAGGAGTATGTACTCACTCTTTTCGAAGAGTTGAATCAGGACGAGATGCCCTACTTTGTCGAGCTGACCACCTGGCTGGCAGAGCGTGGCTGTCCGGTGCCTTTCCCGTTCAAGGACAACAACGGTATCGCCCTGAAAAGCCTGCATGGCCGCCCGGCACTCTTGCAACCCCGACTGTCCGGCCATCATATCGAAACCCTGACCGAGAGCCATTGCAGCCAGATCGGTGCGGCACTGGCACAGTTTCACCAGGCTGGGCGTGATTTTTACCTGCAACGTCAGGCCCACCGGGGGGTTTTCTGGTGGCGCCGTGAGTCACAACATATTGCCGATAAGCTATCGGATGAGGATGCACAACTACTGCGCACTGAGGTTGATCTGTTTGATCAGCTGCGTGAGCAGCCCTGGAATCTGCCACAAGGCGCTATCCACGGCGATCTGTTCTATGATAACGCGCTGTTTGAGGGTGATAAGCTAAGCGCCATTCTGGATATCTATAACGCCTGTACCGGATATCTGCTATACGATCTGGCAATTGTCGCCAACGACTGGTGCGTCAACGCCGATGGCTCGATTGATCCGCTGCGGGAACAGGCACTCCTGACCGCCTATGGCAAAGTCAGACCCTTCGACGAAAATGAATACCTCGCCTGGCCACAGCTGGTGCGTACTGCGGCGATGCGTTTCTGGTTGTCCCGCCTGATCCCGGCGCTGGACCCCGGTTCCACCCAGAAGATTAAAGACCCGGAAGAGTTCCGGCGGATACTGCTACAGCGGATTAAGACCCCCGCGACGTTGCCATAG